In Pedobacter sp. W3I1, one DNA window encodes the following:
- a CDS encoding glycoside hydrolase family 2 protein, whose amino-acid sequence MLKTTYSVFLICFSLLSSISYGQVTAIQNIQGRKIQSLNGKWNYIVDPYENGYYDYRHDPFDQSKTGTGGYYDDKVQKDKSELIEYDFDHSPQMNVPGDWNSQSEKLELYEGNVWLRKKFDAKPEKGKKYFVYFGAVNYEAHVYLNGKKLGVHKGGFTPFQFDVTNNLKVGENSIVLKVDNIRKQDEIPTVNTDWWNYGGITRDVFLAEFPEHFISDYKLQLVKGNNNLLNFSVKLADATAGQEITLSIPELKLEKKYKTDSEGKIADEFTWNNLSLWSPETPKLYAVNIKTDKENIDDKIGFRTIQVDGDSILLNGKSVFLRGISLHDENPLLAGRLRSEGDMRMMLQWAKDMNCNYVRLAHYPHNEEMIRLADEMGLLVWAEVPVYWTISWTNPATYANAKKQLTDLIVRDKNRASVIVWSIGNETPLSDARLSFMSNLAETARSLDDTRLVAAALEVHREGNNIILNDPLGEKIDLVSFNEYAGWYWGGNPSEITKYNFDIKYKKPVVITEFGGDALGGFHADENTRWSEEYQEALYKNQIAMLSKIGALRGMTPWILTDFRSPRRQHPIYQNFWNRKGLISETGKKKKAFFVLKDFYDQMQAKYK is encoded by the coding sequence ATGCTGAAAACAACCTATAGCGTATTTTTAATCTGCTTTTCGCTCCTTTCATCAATCAGTTACGGTCAGGTTACCGCTATACAGAACATTCAGGGCCGGAAAATCCAGAGCCTTAATGGAAAATGGAATTATATTGTCGATCCTTATGAAAACGGTTATTATGATTATCGTCACGATCCATTCGATCAGTCGAAAACCGGAACCGGAGGTTACTATGATGATAAAGTTCAGAAAGATAAGTCAGAACTGATTGAGTACGATTTCGATCATTCGCCGCAAATGAATGTTCCGGGCGATTGGAACTCGCAATCAGAAAAATTAGAACTTTACGAAGGCAATGTTTGGCTGCGCAAAAAGTTTGATGCAAAACCTGAAAAAGGAAAAAAATATTTCGTGTACTTCGGGGCAGTAAATTACGAAGCCCATGTTTACCTTAACGGTAAAAAACTGGGTGTACACAAAGGCGGTTTTACGCCCTTCCAGTTCGATGTAACCAATAATTTAAAAGTTGGCGAAAACTCCATTGTGCTTAAAGTTGATAATATCCGTAAGCAGGATGAAATTCCAACCGTAAATACCGATTGGTGGAATTACGGCGGTATTACGCGTGATGTTTTTTTAGCCGAATTTCCTGAGCATTTTATCAGTGATTATAAACTTCAGCTCGTTAAGGGAAACAATAACCTGTTGAATTTTTCGGTAAAACTTGCTGATGCAACCGCTGGACAGGAGATTACTTTATCTATCCCAGAGTTAAAGCTGGAAAAGAAATACAAAACAGACTCGGAAGGCAAAATTGCGGATGAATTTACCTGGAATAATTTAAGCCTGTGGTCGCCAGAAACGCCAAAATTATATGCGGTAAATATTAAAACCGATAAAGAAAATATTGATGATAAAATTGGTTTCAGAACCATTCAGGTTGATGGCGATAGCATCCTGTTAAATGGTAAATCTGTTTTTTTAAGGGGAATATCACTACATGACGAAAACCCTCTTTTGGCTGGTCGTTTACGCTCAGAAGGCGATATGCGCATGATGTTGCAATGGGCAAAAGATATGAACTGCAACTACGTTCGCCTGGCACATTACCCGCATAACGAAGAAATGATCCGCCTGGCTGACGAAATGGGCCTGTTGGTTTGGGCTGAAGTGCCTGTTTACTGGACCATTAGCTGGACCAACCCGGCAACCTATGCCAATGCAAAAAAACAATTGACTGATTTAATCGTACGCGATAAAAACAGGGCAAGTGTGATCGTTTGGTCGATCGGGAATGAAACCCCGCTTAGCGATGCCCGTTTGAGCTTTATGAGTAATTTGGCAGAGACTGCCCGTTCTTTGGATGATACCCGTTTGGTAGCTGCCGCTTTAGAGGTGCACCGCGAAGGAAACAATATCATTTTAAATGATCCTTTAGGAGAAAAAATCGACCTGGTTAGTTTTAACGAATATGCTGGCTGGTACTGGGGTGGCAATCCATCTGAAATTACGAAATACAATTTCGATATCAAATATAAAAAACCTGTTGTAATTACTGAATTTGGCGGCGATGCTTTGGGCGGTTTCCACGCCGATGAAAATACACGCTGGAGCGAAGAATACCAGGAGGCATTGTACAAAAATCAGATTGCCATGTTAAGTAAAATTGGTGCTTTACGCGGAATGACGCCATGGATTTTAACCGATTTCAGATCACCAAGGAGACAACATCCAATTTATCAGAATTTCTGGAACCGTAAAGGATTGATCAGCGAAACAGGCAAGAAAAAGAAAGCCTTCTTTGTGCTGAAAGACTTTTACGACCAGATGCAGGCCAAATACAAATAA
- a CDS encoding RagB/SusD family nutrient uptake outer membrane protein, which produces MKHYKIFTAILLLTLFSVSCKKDYLERTPGVAISEDEIFADPALAARFADNAYNYVITKYVRFNDHRGCTAQASDEAVSGNSEGSVTSLNRGLYHDHSNGPSLNDIYGVWKLMYAGIAVQNKMLARIGEVPPSPNASVPIFDAKRVEGEMRFLRALSYFELSKRFGGVPIIDKVYAVTDDMNSIPRSSFAQVTEFILKDIEVALTKLGTDADYGASNYGRPTLGAALALKARVLLYAASPLNNPNNDKTKWQAAATAAAEVMKGTDGLAKQTYSLQATYADLLNLPNSTEYIMMRIKGPTPLAGEMMQDFSMSPGSGGAQGQMNPTQNHVDMYEMANGKAITDPTSGYDPQKPYLNREPRFYNNIIYNDLAWQGRKIEMWTTTDATGKTVYSKDYSTTITYTATRYYCKKYWPEVYRTVGGSTTLLNYLYFRYGEILLNYAEAQNEAVGPDASVYAQLVALRKRAGIAQGAGTNGYGLKDNMTQDEMRAVIRHERAIELAFEDHRWYDIMRWKIGAQTIAVPMKGMDVVKNTNGSFTYTPIVLSSTFQKSWTEAQNLYPIPRAEIYKSKGALTQNPGWE; this is translated from the coding sequence ATGAAACATTATAAAATATTTACAGCAATTCTTTTATTAACGCTCTTCTCTGTTTCTTGTAAAAAGGATTATTTAGAACGTACTCCTGGGGTTGCCATCAGTGAGGATGAAATTTTTGCCGACCCGGCATTGGCTGCAAGATTTGCCGATAATGCCTATAATTATGTAATTACCAAATACGTACGTTTTAACGATCACCGTGGTTGTACGGCTCAGGCTTCTGATGAGGCTGTTTCAGGCAACTCAGAAGGATCTGTAACTTCTTTAAACAGGGGTTTATATCATGATCATTCTAACGGTCCATCGTTAAACGATATTTATGGTGTTTGGAAATTGATGTACGCCGGTATTGCCGTACAAAATAAAATGTTGGCCAGGATAGGAGAGGTACCTCCATCTCCGAATGCTTCCGTTCCGATTTTTGATGCAAAACGTGTTGAAGGTGAAATGCGTTTCTTACGTGCACTTTCTTATTTCGAACTAAGCAAAAGATTTGGCGGTGTGCCCATTATAGATAAGGTTTATGCGGTTACCGATGATATGAACAGTATCCCAAGAAGTTCTTTTGCCCAGGTAACAGAATTTATCCTGAAAGATATCGAGGTTGCCCTTACTAAATTAGGTACTGATGCTGATTATGGCGCTTCTAATTATGGCCGTCCAACGCTTGGTGCTGCGCTGGCTTTAAAAGCACGCGTGTTATTGTATGCTGCAAGCCCGTTAAATAATCCGAATAACGATAAAACCAAATGGCAGGCTGCTGCCACTGCTGCTGCTGAAGTAATGAAAGGTACTGATGGTTTAGCTAAACAAACTTATTCGCTGCAGGCTACTTACGCCGATTTATTAAATCTTCCCAACTCAACAGAATATATCATGATGAGGATTAAAGGGCCAACCCCTTTAGCTGGCGAGATGATGCAGGATTTTTCGATGTCGCCTGGTTCTGGTGGTGCACAAGGACAAATGAACCCTACGCAAAATCACGTAGATATGTACGAAATGGCCAATGGTAAAGCCATTACCGATCCTACCTCTGGTTACGATCCGCAAAAACCTTATCTAAACCGCGAACCACGTTTTTATAATAACATTATCTATAACGATTTAGCCTGGCAGGGTAGGAAAATTGAAATGTGGACCACCACAGATGCTACCGGTAAAACAGTATATAGTAAAGATTACAGTACAACCATTACTTACACTGCAACACGCTATTATTGCAAAAAATACTGGCCAGAAGTATACAGGACCGTTGGTGGAAGTACAACTTTATTGAACTACCTCTATTTCCGTTATGGCGAAATATTGCTAAACTATGCCGAAGCACAGAATGAAGCTGTTGGTCCTGATGCAAGTGTTTATGCACAGCTTGTGGCCCTTCGTAAACGCGCAGGGATTGCCCAGGGTGCCGGTACTAATGGTTACGGACTTAAAGATAACATGACTCAGGACGAAATGAGAGCCGTTATCAGACACGAACGCGCTATAGAACTGGCTTTCGAAGATCATCGCTGGTATGATATTATGCGTTGGAAAATTGGTGCACAAACCATTGCCGTTCCGATGAAAGGGATGGATGTAGTAAAAAACACCAATGGAAGTTTTACCTATACCCCGATTGTACTCAGCTCAACTTTCCAAAAAAGCTGGACAGAGGCACAAAATCTTTATCCAATCCCCAGAGCTGAAATTTACAAAAGTAAAGGGGCTTTAACTCAAAATCCGGGTTGGGAATAG
- a CDS encoding endo-1,4-beta-xylanase — MNRLQKISFASKIMLSMSLLTLSCAKYKSTSIDPGILIQPQKTEEITLQKNMPFPMGAAVNVTLLKSNANYRNLVIKEFNSVTAENAMKFTALHPSKDTYTWSDADYLVDFAVANGKRVHGHTLNWYKSLPDWVNNFQGTTAEWENLLKTHIQTVVGHFKGKVVSWDVVNEAVNEDGTMRNSIWVQKLGVDYIGRAFQYAHEADPNALLFYNDYGHEFGPTKRTAILNLVTGLKNKGIPIDGIGIQMHTRVTQTDANLTAAISTAAATGLKIHISEIDIALNPDNVQSMTYTTTLGEQQAAKYKTIVQAYNAIPKSQQFGITQWNVTDADSWIPSNYNRPDWPLPFDAQYQRKAAYQGILDGVK, encoded by the coding sequence ATGAACAGATTACAGAAAATTAGTTTCGCTTCGAAAATAATGCTTTCGATGTCGCTGTTAACCCTCTCTTGTGCCAAATACAAGAGCACCAGTATTGATCCCGGGATCTTAATACAGCCCCAAAAGACAGAAGAAATCACCTTACAAAAGAATATGCCATTCCCCATGGGGGCCGCTGTTAATGTAACTCTTTTAAAAAGCAACGCTAACTACCGTAATCTGGTTATTAAAGAATTTAATAGTGTTACGGCAGAAAATGCCATGAAGTTTACCGCCCTACATCCCTCAAAAGATACGTACACCTGGAGCGATGCAGATTATCTGGTCGATTTTGCCGTAGCTAATGGAAAAAGAGTGCACGGACATACCTTAAACTGGTATAAATCACTTCCCGATTGGGTAAATAACTTTCAGGGAACTACAGCCGAGTGGGAAAACCTCTTAAAAACACATATCCAAACGGTTGTGGGTCACTTTAAAGGTAAAGTCGTTTCCTGGGACGTGGTAAACGAAGCGGTTAACGAAGACGGTACCATGCGAAACAGCATCTGGGTACAGAAATTAGGGGTAGATTATATAGGTAGGGCATTTCAGTATGCACACGAAGCAGATCCTAATGCTTTACTTTTTTACAATGATTATGGTCATGAATTTGGTCCTACAAAACGTACAGCTATTCTAAATCTGGTTACTGGTTTAAAAAATAAAGGGATTCCAATTGATGGGATTGGCATACAGATGCATACCCGCGTAACCCAAACTGATGCCAATTTAACAGCTGCTATTTCTACTGCAGCAGCAACAGGACTAAAAATCCATATTTCTGAAATAGATATTGCGCTTAATCCCGATAATGTACAGTCGATGACTTACACCACTACTTTAGGTGAGCAACAGGCTGCAAAATATAAAACTATTGTTCAGGCTTATAATGCCATTCCGAAAAGTCAGCAATTTGGGATTACACAGTGGAATGTAACCGATGCCGACAGTTGGATACCATCTAATTATAACCGCCCCGACTGGCCTTTGCCTTTCGATGCACAATATCAAAGAAAAGCAGCTTATCAAGGAATTTTAGATGGAGTTAAATAG
- a CDS encoding RagB/SusD family nutrient uptake outer membrane protein: MKKNIFYPILVFVILQAAGCKKSDFLQDGSFSGTNDITEAQLWANPDYARNFLNNVYAVVSDRYNLGDGALLASGTDEAVNSNLNASISTINNGTWSPVRTFDDVYVDMYVGIRKANMFLEKVDGSAIVPIDEVLPANVAENQTYASQIERLKGQAYFLRALFEFELLKRYGSFAIVTKTLTINDKLDLPRNTFDQCVAQISADCEAAISRLPLSPLEWNTTNRGRATQTSAMALKSRMLLYAASQQYNPTNDVTKWQAAVDAAKRLMDTGKHGIYTSYPNLWLWNVSGAAYNTEVIFATQTLNTNSIESTNAPVSYDGATGRTNPTQEMVDAFEMKTTGRAITDASSGYVATNPYANRDPRLGFTVIFNTASVQPVVAANNFKGKPVETFVGGKDGLGLNVNATKTGYYMRKYLSESAVWTGTATNIRRPWILFRYAEILLNYAEALNEAQGAAAQTEILRVLNLIRDRTGVKMPLLQTTNAAGNGYVAPTKDELRKRIHSERRVELCFEEHRFYDVRRWKEGETTFNKPVTGMRIVQLTPTTFSYTPFTVENRVFAARNYLYPISQSELNKAPGLGQNPGYQ, from the coding sequence ATGAAAAAAAATATATTTTATCCAATCCTGGTCTTTGTGATTTTACAGGCAGCAGGATGTAAAAAATCAGACTTTCTTCAAGATGGATCTTTTAGTGGGACTAATGATATTACCGAAGCACAATTATGGGCAAATCCCGACTATGCCAGGAATTTTTTAAACAATGTATATGCTGTTGTTTCTGACCGATATAACCTCGGCGATGGCGCATTGCTGGCATCAGGAACTGATGAAGCCGTAAATTCCAACCTAAATGCATCAATTTCGACTATAAATAATGGTACCTGGAGTCCGGTTAGAACCTTTGATGATGTTTACGTAGATATGTATGTAGGCATTAGAAAAGCCAATATGTTCCTCGAAAAGGTAGATGGTAGCGCAATTGTTCCAATTGACGAGGTATTGCCTGCTAACGTGGCTGAAAACCAGACTTACGCTTCGCAGATCGAACGTTTAAAAGGTCAGGCTTATTTTTTAAGGGCACTTTTCGAATTCGAACTGCTTAAACGTTACGGCAGCTTCGCGATTGTAACTAAAACCCTAACCATTAACGATAAACTGGATTTACCAAGAAATACTTTCGATCAATGTGTCGCACAGATTTCGGCAGATTGTGAAGCCGCGATATCCAGATTACCGCTTTCACCATTGGAGTGGAATACAACCAACCGCGGTAGAGCTACACAGACTTCGGCCATGGCACTTAAATCAAGGATGTTATTATATGCAGCTAGTCAGCAATATAACCCAACAAACGATGTCACCAAATGGCAGGCAGCCGTTGATGCGGCCAAAAGGCTGATGGATACCGGCAAACACGGTATTTACACCTCTTATCCAAACCTTTGGTTGTGGAATGTATCTGGAGCAGCATATAACACTGAAGTTATTTTTGCCACACAAACACTCAATACCAATTCTATCGAAAGCACCAATGCACCTGTAAGTTATGATGGTGCAACCGGCCGTACCAATCCAACGCAGGAAATGGTTGATGCCTTTGAAATGAAAACAACAGGAAGGGCTATTACCGATGCCAGTTCGGGCTATGTGGCAACAAACCCTTATGCTAACCGCGATCCAAGGTTAGGTTTTACCGTGATATTCAATACCGCTTCAGTACAGCCTGTTGTAGCGGCCAACAATTTTAAAGGTAAACCTGTAGAAACTTTTGTGGGTGGTAAAGATGGTTTAGGACTTAATGTTAATGCCACTAAAACGGGTTATTACATGCGTAAATATTTAAGTGAAAGTGCTGTTTGGACAGGTACAGCGACAAATATTCGTCGTCCCTGGATCCTGTTCAGGTATGCAGAAATACTCTTAAATTATGCTGAAGCATTAAATGAGGCACAAGGAGCAGCTGCACAAACTGAAATATTAAGGGTATTAAATTTAATCAGAGATAGAACTGGTGTTAAAATGCCTCTTTTGCAAACTACAAATGCGGCCGGTAACGGTTATGTAGCACCAACAAAAGATGAGCTTCGTAAAAGAATCCATAGCGAACGTAGGGTAGAACTGTGTTTCGAAGAGCACCGTTTTTACGATGTGCGTAGGTGGAAAGAAGGGGAGACTACATTTAACAAACCGGTTACAGGTATGCGAATTGTTCAGTTAACGCCAACCACTTTTAGCTATACACCATTTACGGTAGAAAACAGGGTGTTTGCTGCGAGAAATTATCTTTATCCGATTTCACAATCAGAATTAAACAAAGCTCCGGGCCTGGGACAAAATCCCGGATATCAATAA
- a CDS encoding TonB-dependent receptor, translated as MKFIKSKYIICLLFMMAGMLSVYGQKPDEKLTVTGKVVDQDKKPLPGVAISLQEDKTNKAVSTGTDGTFSIEATSSDVLVFKFVGYGTILKPAAEISKADVILTKSLVDAGDDDLVYIPFGVRKRREVTATISTIRAENLPQIPSSSLTNVFTGRLAGLAVYPSGSQQPGYDASSFLVRGRSSYNSNQEPLVLVDGIERDFTSMDLNEIESVSVLKDAATLAWYGMYGGNGVIYVKTRRGSATSTKVSFDAQAGLQAPLQITAPLDAYSYATLYNEASINSGGTTVYSQEALQAYQTGSDPIKYPNNNFVRDFTKRVAPTQRYVASVTGGNAFIKYYTVLSAYQQGGFYKGGNSETYDANTDFSRYNLRTNLDLHVNKNLDVALDIGGRITNLTFPNAGTGTFLTAVYATPANAFPILNPNGSYGGTSVYQQSNPLAMMQSRGASTDLMRNMIATISARQKMDGILKGLSGEVFYAYDIAGLYRSGFAETYATAVLNADGTYSPFGTASKVNYQGNVFSGNVKKSEFWAGLDYNRTFGKHDIKFSTRVSRANLSSFGSLDVRREGWSNRLSYNFIQRYFVDVTANYSGSENFAPGKRYGFFPAASAGWIISDESFMKGSGSFLDLLKIRGSYGLVGNDAIGSARRFAFNDFYSRSTTGYNFGTAFTGATGTGQLALANPDLTWEKAYKTSVGFDARLFKQSLSISADYFYEDRKDLTTASLLPSLLGQSLIYVNEGEAEYKGFETGINYNKKIGEVNLNVFGNFTYNVSKIIAINEGAGLPAYQKQLGHPISSVISPAATATTAAGYISTMLISNGIFQSQAEIDASPKQMLSGAVKPGDIKYVDQNGDGLINDLDRVRTDFNFVPKAFFGFGASVSVKNFDLNFLFQGTSGRSITIQNLVNSGNANNGYLSQFSVDRWTPGNTNAPYPRLLLTDRGNNTANSDFWIRSGDYIRLKNVELGYSLSPAFIKRLKISQLRFYVGGLNLLTFDKLGDLPIDPELPESGYNASYPYMKIYSLGLNLKF; from the coding sequence ATGAAATTTATAAAATCAAAATATATTATATGTCTCTTATTCATGATGGCTGGAATGCTGAGTGTTTATGGGCAAAAACCTGATGAAAAGTTAACCGTAACAGGGAAAGTGGTAGATCAGGATAAAAAACCGCTTCCTGGCGTAGCCATTTCCCTTCAGGAAGATAAAACCAACAAAGCGGTTTCTACCGGAACAGATGGTACCTTTTCAATAGAGGCAACAAGCAGCGATGTATTGGTATTTAAGTTTGTTGGTTATGGAACAATATTAAAGCCAGCAGCAGAAATAAGTAAAGCTGATGTGATTTTAACCAAATCTTTGGTTGATGCCGGCGATGATGATTTGGTATATATCCCTTTTGGGGTAAGAAAAAGAAGAGAAGTTACCGCAACCATCAGTACCATCAGGGCAGAAAATCTGCCTCAGATTCCATCATCTTCATTAACCAATGTTTTTACCGGCAGGTTAGCTGGCCTGGCCGTATATCCCAGTGGTTCACAGCAACCAGGATATGATGCATCCAGCTTTTTGGTTAGGGGACGCTCATCTTACAACAGCAATCAGGAACCTTTAGTATTGGTTGATGGTATCGAAAGAGACTTTACCTCCATGGATTTAAATGAAATTGAAAGCGTAAGTGTTTTAAAAGATGCCGCAACATTGGCCTGGTATGGAATGTATGGCGGCAACGGTGTAATTTATGTAAAAACACGCCGTGGCAGTGCAACTTCTACCAAAGTAAGTTTCGATGCACAGGCCGGTTTACAGGCTCCATTACAGATTACAGCTCCCCTGGATGCTTACTCTTACGCAACACTTTATAATGAAGCTTCTATCAACAGTGGTGGTACAACAGTTTACAGCCAGGAGGCTTTACAGGCTTATCAAACTGGTTCCGACCCGATAAAATATCCGAACAACAACTTTGTAAGAGATTTTACCAAAAGGGTAGCACCTACACAACGTTATGTTGCTTCGGTAACCGGTGGTAATGCATTTATTAAGTATTACACCGTATTAAGTGCTTACCAACAAGGTGGTTTTTACAAAGGTGGAAATAGTGAAACTTATGATGCCAATACCGATTTTAGCCGTTATAACCTGCGTACCAATTTAGATCTTCACGTAAACAAAAATTTAGATGTAGCCCTGGATATTGGTGGCAGGATCACTAACCTTACCTTCCCTAATGCAGGTACAGGTACCTTTTTAACCGCAGTATACGCTACACCTGCAAATGCTTTCCCTATTTTAAATCCCAATGGATCGTATGGCGGAACGTCAGTTTATCAGCAAAGTAACCCATTGGCCATGATGCAATCGAGAGGTGCAAGTACCGATTTAATGCGGAACATGATTGCAACCATCAGTGCCCGCCAAAAAATGGATGGCATTTTAAAAGGCTTATCAGGCGAGGTTTTTTATGCTTACGATATTGCAGGTTTATACCGTTCAGGTTTTGCTGAAACTTATGCAACCGCAGTGCTCAATGCTGATGGAACTTATTCGCCATTTGGTACAGCAAGTAAGGTAAATTATCAAGGCAATGTATTTTCTGGTAACGTTAAAAAAAGTGAATTTTGGGCTGGTTTAGATTACAACCGTACTTTTGGTAAACACGATATTAAATTCTCAACAAGGGTTTCGAGGGCAAATTTATCTTCTTTCGGAAGTTTGGATGTTCGCAGAGAAGGTTGGTCTAACCGTTTGTCATATAATTTTATCCAACGTTATTTTGTTGATGTAACGGCTAATTATTCAGGTTCAGAGAATTTTGCGCCTGGCAAAAGATATGGTTTTTTTCCTGCTGCATCAGCCGGGTGGATCATTTCTGATGAAAGTTTTATGAAAGGATCAGGCAGTTTCTTAGACCTGTTAAAAATCAGGGGTTCTTATGGCTTAGTGGGTAACGATGCCATTGGTTCGGCCAGAAGATTTGCCTTTAACGATTTCTACAGTAGAAGTACAACCGGTTATAATTTCGGTACTGCTTTTACCGGAGCGACTGGTACCGGCCAACTGGCTTTGGCTAATCCCGATTTAACCTGGGAGAAAGCCTATAAAACCAGTGTCGGTTTCGATGCCAGGTTATTTAAACAATCATTATCCATCAGTGCCGATTATTTTTACGAAGACAGGAAAGATTTAACCACAGCTTCATTATTACCAAGTTTGCTTGGCCAGAGTTTAATTTATGTTAATGAAGGAGAAGCGGAGTATAAGGGCTTTGAAACGGGTATAAACTACAATAAAAAAATAGGCGAAGTAAACCTGAATGTTTTTGGAAACTTTACCTATAACGTAAGTAAAATCATTGCCATAAACGAAGGAGCCGGTTTACCGGCTTACCAAAAACAATTAGGACACCCAATTTCGAGTGTAATTTCGCCTGCGGCAACCGCAACTACTGCAGCGGGTTATATTTCTACCATGTTAATATCCAATGGCATTTTCCAATCACAGGCCGAGATTGATGCTTCACCTAAACAGATGTTGTCAGGAGCAGTAAAACCTGGTGATATCAAATATGTTGATCAGAATGGTGATGGCTTGATTAACGATCTTGACAGGGTAAGAACCGATTTCAACTTTGTACCAAAAGCATTCTTTGGTTTCGGTGCTTCAGTATCCGTTAAAAATTTCGATCTGAATTTCTTGTTCCAGGGTACCAGCGGCCGTTCTATAACCATTCAAAATTTGGTTAACTCTGGTAACGCCAATAATGGTTACTTAAGCCAGTTCAGTGTAGACAGGTGGACACCAGGCAATACAAATGCCCCTTATCCAAGGTTATTATTAACTGATCGGGGTAACAACACAGCCAATTCTGACTTCTGGATCCGCTCTGGCGATTACATCAGGTTAAAAAATGTTGAATTGGGTTATTCATTATCGCCGGCGTTTATCAAAAGGTTAAAAATCTCACAGCTTCGTTTTTATGTGGGTGGATTAAACCTGTTAACCTTTGATAAGCTTGGCGATCTGCCAATCGATCCTGAATTGCCCGAATCGGGATACAATGCTTCATATCCTTATATGAAAATTTATTCGCTGGGGTTGAACCTGAAATTTTAA